The following are encoded in a window of Flavobacteriales bacterium genomic DNA:
- the gldC gene encoding gliding motility protein GldC translates to MTTSEIRLSVQLDDNRVPERIDWEAEDGAMKSSGKAVLLSLWDEKEQNTLRIDLWTKEMTVEEMKAFFHQNILTLADTFERATGEGKMAAQMRDFGAYFAEHMLELKK, encoded by the coding sequence ATGACCACCTCGGAGATCCGATTAAGCGTACAACTCGACGACAACCGCGTGCCCGAGCGCATCGACTGGGAGGCCGAGGATGGCGCCATGAAAAGCTCCGGCAAAGCGGTGCTGTTGAGCCTTTGGGACGAGAAGGAACAGAACACCCTGCGCATCGATCTATGGACCAAGGAGATGACCGTGGAAGAGATGAAGGCCTTCTTCCACCAGAACATCCTCACCCTGGCAGACACCTTCGAGCGCGCCACCGGCGAAGGGAAGATGGCGGCCCAGATGCGCGACTTCGGCGCCTATTTCGCCGAGCATATGTTGGAATTGAAGAAGTGA
- a CDS encoding 2-oxoacid:ferredoxin oxidoreductase subunit beta: protein MTTANEVVNGSGAPAKLNYASDQEVRWCPGCGDYSILKQVETILKEQGRPKEEIVFISGIGCSSRFPYYLDTYGMHSIHGRAPAIVSGLRAVRPELSVWMITGDGDALSIGGNHLIHLLRRNVDVNVLLFNNEIYGLTKGQYSPTSPEGAITRSTPMGSVDHPFNPLALCKGADATFIARAMDRDPKHLRDVLLAADAHRGTSLVEIYQNCNVFNDGAFEVFTEKASKPFHTLFVEHGKPLVYANGTKGIRLDGMTPVIVDLTPGAALPDDLWTHDQHDSFKASILVRLFDDHAQGGLPAGQTSAMPRPFGVFYMASRATLETKLNAQVALAKEKKGSGDLDALLRGERTWTIG, encoded by the coding sequence ATGACCACCGCGAACGAAGTCGTGAACGGCAGCGGCGCCCCGGCGAAGCTCAACTACGCCTCAGACCAGGAGGTGCGATGGTGCCCCGGTTGTGGCGACTACTCCATCCTGAAACAGGTGGAGACCATCCTCAAGGAACAGGGCAGGCCGAAGGAGGAGATCGTCTTCATCAGCGGCATCGGGTGCAGCTCACGCTTCCCGTACTACCTCGACACGTACGGCATGCACAGCATCCACGGACGGGCCCCCGCCATCGTCAGTGGCCTGCGCGCCGTGCGGCCCGAGTTGAGCGTGTGGATGATCACCGGGGATGGCGACGCGCTCAGCATCGGCGGGAACCACTTGATCCACCTCTTGCGCCGCAACGTGGATGTGAACGTACTGCTCTTCAACAACGAGATCTACGGCCTCACCAAGGGGCAGTACTCGCCCACCTCGCCGGAAGGGGCCATCACCCGCAGTACGCCCATGGGCAGCGTGGACCATCCGTTCAATCCGCTCGCCCTTTGCAAAGGCGCCGATGCCACCTTCATCGCACGTGCCATGGACCGCGATCCCAAGCACCTGCGCGATGTGCTGCTGGCCGCCGATGCCCACCGCGGCACCAGCCTCGTGGAGATCTACCAGAACTGCAATGTGTTCAACGATGGCGCTTTCGAAGTCTTCACCGAGAAGGCCAGCAAGCCCTTCCACACGCTCTTCGTGGAGCACGGCAAGCCACTGGTGTACGCCAACGGCACCAAGGGCATCAGGCTCGATGGCATGACACCCGTCATCGTGGACCTCACACCCGGTGCAGCCTTGCCGGATGACCTCTGGACCCACGATCAGCACGACAGCTTCAAGGCTTCGATCCTCGTGCGCCTCTTCGATGACCATGCGCAGGGTGGCCTGCCTGCCGGACAGACAAGTGCCATGCCTCGACCATTCGGCGTGTTCTACATGGCCTCGCGTGCCACATTGGAAACGAAGTTGAACGCACAGGTGGCGCTGGCCAAGGAGAAGAAAGGCTCCGGCGACCTGGACGCGTTGCTCAGAGGGGAAAGGACGTGGACGATCGGGTGA
- a CDS encoding PorT family protein, with the protein MKKALATLAAAMIGSLALHAQDDAGVRFGLKLSPNSGWIRPDTRGLKSEGNNLGYTFGLISEFPIGTSGNYRFATGLNLNYIGGKWSQEYSYQEAPADPPNILVRQLETSARLGYIELPLTIKMMTNEIGYMRYFGQVGIGTAFNIRAKADIEVPVFYAPPGQAYVQRFDKLEGEDIQDQINLFKASLIVGAGMEYNFSGNTSLLVGITYNNGFVNVLKDVELAEGKKAKAFANYIELTAGVFF; encoded by the coding sequence ATGAAGAAGGCCCTCGCCACCCTGGCCGCCGCCATGATCGGCAGCCTCGCCCTCCACGCCCAGGACGATGCTGGCGTACGATTCGGTTTGAAGCTGAGTCCGAACAGCGGATGGATACGCCCGGACACCCGCGGACTGAAGAGCGAGGGCAACAACCTGGGCTACACCTTCGGCCTGATCTCTGAATTCCCCATCGGCACCAGCGGCAACTACCGTTTCGCCACGGGCCTGAACCTGAACTACATCGGCGGCAAGTGGTCGCAGGAGTACAGCTACCAGGAGGCCCCCGCCGATCCGCCCAACATCCTGGTGCGCCAACTGGAGACCTCCGCCCGGCTGGGCTACATCGAGTTGCCGCTCACCATCAAGATGATGACCAATGAGATCGGCTACATGCGCTACTTCGGACAGGTGGGCATCGGCACGGCCTTCAACATCCGCGCGAAGGCCGACATCGAAGTGCCCGTGTTCTACGCGCCTCCCGGGCAGGCCTATGTGCAGCGCTTCGACAAGTTGGAGGGCGAGGACATCCAGGACCAGATCAACCTGTTCAAGGCATCGTTGATCGTGGGCGCCGGCATGGAATACAATTTCTCCGGCAACACCAGCCTGCTGGTGGGCATCACCTACAACAACGGCTTCGTGAACGTATTGAAGGACGTGGAACTGGCCGAGGGCAAGAAGGCCAAGGCCTTCGCCAACTACATCGAACTCACGGCCGGCGTGTTCTTCTGA
- a CDS encoding DedA family protein, with amino-acid sequence MEAGSWWIEAGLWGLFLATFLAATVVPFSSEAVLAAMALGPWPAATLWIVASTGNTLGGLSSYGLGRLGDLARIARWVRTDPERAAYWKVRIARFGVWAALLTWLPFVGDAIAIALGLARAPWWPVAVLMFAGKAARYAVVLALMR; translated from the coding sequence ATGGAAGCGGGATCGTGGTGGATCGAGGCCGGCCTGTGGGGCCTGTTCCTGGCCACCTTTCTGGCCGCCACCGTGGTGCCTTTCAGCTCAGAGGCGGTGTTGGCGGCCATGGCGCTGGGACCTTGGCCAGCGGCCACCCTCTGGATCGTCGCCAGCACGGGCAACACGCTGGGCGGCCTCAGCTCCTATGGTCTCGGTCGTTTGGGCGACTTGGCCCGTATCGCCCGTTGGGTGCGCACCGATCCCGAGCGTGCGGCGTATTGGAAGGTCCGCATCGCGCGCTTTGGCGTCTGGGCCGCTCTGCTCACCTGGCTGCCCTTCGTGGGTGATGCGATCGCCATCGCCTTGGGATTGGCGCGCGCGCCCTGGTGGCCCGTGGCCGTGCTCATGTTCGCCGGCAAGGCCGCACGCTATGCGGTGGTGCTGGCGCTGATGCGATGA
- the nadE gene encoding NAD(+) synthase, whose amino-acid sequence MDVPRVIDHISGWLRDYCERAGQEGFVIGISGGVDSAVTSALCARTGLPTLCVEMPIHQSPDQVKRAQDHIAWLRARHPNVREEVVQLTPVFEQLVAALPKPEGGLPDLSLANTRARLRMTTLYYFAGLLRFLVAGTGNKVEDFGVGFFTKYGDGGVDLSPIADLTKTEVYALGRELGIIESIMRAKPTDGLWGDDRSDEDQIGASYPELEWAMDLRERGVDPTTSALDDRQREVLSIFDRLHAANRHKMAPIPVCLIPAALR is encoded by the coding sequence ATGGACGTCCCCCGCGTGATCGACCACATCAGCGGTTGGCTGCGCGACTATTGCGAGCGGGCCGGACAGGAAGGCTTCGTCATCGGCATCAGCGGCGGAGTGGACAGCGCGGTGACCAGCGCGCTGTGCGCGCGCACCGGCCTGCCCACCCTGTGCGTGGAGATGCCCATCCACCAATCGCCCGACCAGGTGAAGCGCGCGCAGGACCATATCGCCTGGTTGCGGGCGCGCCATCCGAACGTGCGCGAGGAGGTGGTCCAACTGACGCCCGTATTCGAACAACTGGTGGCGGCCCTGCCGAAACCCGAAGGCGGGCTGCCCGATCTTTCACTGGCCAATACGCGCGCCCGGTTGCGCATGACCACGCTCTACTACTTCGCCGGCCTGCTGCGCTTCCTGGTGGCGGGCACGGGCAACAAGGTGGAGGACTTCGGTGTGGGCTTCTTCACCAAGTATGGTGACGGCGGCGTGGACCTCTCCCCCATCGCCGACCTGACGAAGACCGAGGTTTATGCCCTGGGCCGCGAACTGGGCATCATCGAAAGCATCATGCGGGCGAAACCCACCGACGGTCTGTGGGGCGATGACCGCAGCGACGAGGACCAGATCGGAGCGAGTTACCCGGAACTGGAGTGGGCCATGGACCTGCGCGAACGCGGCGTCGATCCGACCACATCCGCATTGGACGATCGTCAGCGCGAGGTGCTGTCGATCTTCGACCGCCTGCATGCGGCCAATCGCCACAAGATGGCGCCCATTCCGGTGTGCCTGATACCGGCCGCCTTGCGCTGA
- a CDS encoding TIGR00730 family Rossman fold protein — MVPPGNKHLIDLRFLAGPRSRWREFLSVLKIAREFIRGFRHLHFVGPCVTFFGSARFREDHPYYEAARELARRVGRVGFTIMTGGGPGIMEAANRGARDVGARSVGCNIVLPMEQEANPYLDVSLTFERFFVRKVLLLKYSAAFVVMPGGAGTVDELFETITLIQTGKVKNFPILLYGKDYWGPMLQQIDRMIGEGTIGREELRFVFVADDVEEATTLLQDRLVAMWQEAQGRKDHPKWWFLEERA; from the coding sequence ATGGTCCCACCGGGCAACAAGCATCTCATCGACCTTCGCTTCCTGGCGGGTCCGCGTTCGCGCTGGCGCGAGTTCCTCAGCGTGCTGAAGATCGCGCGCGAGTTCATCCGGGGCTTCCGCCACCTGCACTTCGTGGGGCCCTGCGTGACTTTTTTCGGCAGCGCCCGCTTCCGGGAGGACCATCCCTACTATGAAGCGGCCCGCGAGCTGGCCCGGCGCGTGGGCCGGGTGGGCTTCACCATCATGACCGGCGGTGGGCCCGGCATCATGGAGGCCGCCAACCGGGGCGCGCGTGATGTGGGCGCCCGCAGCGTGGGTTGCAACATCGTGCTGCCCATGGAACAGGAGGCCAACCCTTACCTGGATGTGAGCCTCACCTTCGAACGCTTCTTCGTGCGCAAAGTGCTGCTGCTGAAATACAGCGCCGCCTTTGTGGTGATGCCCGGCGGGGCCGGTACGGTCGATGAACTCTTCGAGACCATCACCCTGATCCAGACCGGCAAGGTGAAGAACTTCCCGATCCTGCTCTATGGCAAGGACTATTGGGGGCCGATGCTCCAGCAGATCGACCGCATGATCGGGGAAGGCACTATCGGGCGCGAGGAATTGCGCTTCGTCTTCGTGGCCGACGATGTGGAGGAAGCCACCACGCTGCTCCAGGATCGCCTGGTGGCCATGTGGCAGGAGGCCCAAGGCCGGAAGGACCATCCGAAATGGTGGTTCCTGGAGGAGCGGGCTTAA
- the yihA gene encoding ribosome biogenesis GTP-binding protein YihA/YsxC has protein sequence MKSLRAEHLGSGREPKHWPAPTLPEYAFIGRSNVGKSSLINMLCNINKLARVSNTPGRTRNVEHFRVEDATGGRPWLLADLPGYGFAKVGKAERAAWEKMIRGYLSKRENLQCVFLLVDARLEPQRNDLDMIQWLGDQGIPFVIVHTKADKLTRPKVEANVAQLKRKLKETWDNLPTMVLSSSETGLGRDELLAFVEEVNRGWGS, from the coding sequence ATGAAGTCCCTGCGCGCGGAACACCTCGGCAGCGGCCGTGAGCCGAAGCATTGGCCCGCGCCCACCCTGCCGGAATACGCCTTCATCGGGCGCAGCAACGTGGGCAAGAGCTCCCTGATCAACATGCTGTGCAACATCAACAAGCTGGCGCGTGTGAGCAACACGCCCGGCCGCACACGCAATGTGGAGCACTTCCGCGTGGAGGACGCCACCGGCGGGCGTCCCTGGCTGCTGGCCGATCTGCCGGGCTATGGTTTCGCCAAGGTGGGCAAGGCCGAACGCGCGGCCTGGGAGAAGATGATCCGCGGCTACCTGTCCAAGCGCGAGAACCTGCAATGCGTTTTCCTGCTGGTGGACGCACGCCTGGAGCCTCAGCGCAACGATCTGGACATGATCCAATGGCTCGGCGATCAAGGCATCCCCTTCGTGATCGTCCATACCAAGGCGGACAAGCTCACACGGCCCAAGGTGGAAGCGAACGTGGCACAGCTCAAGCGCAAGCTGAAGGAGACCTGGGACAACCTGCCCACCATGGTCCTTTCCTCCTCAGAGACCGGCCTGGGGCGGGATGAATTGCTGGCCTTTGTGGAGGAGGTGAATCGGGGTTGGGGAAGCTGA
- a CDS encoding radical SAM protein: MINGWGLKVARWRAMADAFRLARAHYPSGSDVRMALRKLRITVMENRAVRHMGRCVEVGGRVFHMLTYPGRPSKAWDTFLTNELHRVHPIPGHLPGLTLAIIAFTRQCPLRCAHCSEGAVLNEPDAITAAEVVRIVRSLQSTGVAQIEFSGGEPMSRFDDLLFILRNCDTSLTDFWVLSSGHGLSAERAQALRNAGATGVAISLDHWDAREHDRFRGLAGSFERARRAVVNAREAGLVVAMSLVPVRSFCNMEDLMAYARLAGELKVHFIRLVEPRAAGNFHGQDVELGPVQHAVLDQFVRDLHHDTSYRQYPIVDHYGAYQRAVGCSGAGSRFLYIDTAGEAHACPFCQNACGSALQHDLGELRLSMAEQGGCHAHPTV, translated from the coding sequence ATGATCAACGGCTGGGGGTTGAAGGTGGCGCGCTGGCGTGCCATGGCCGATGCGTTCCGGCTTGCCCGTGCCCACTATCCCAGTGGATCGGATGTCCGCATGGCGCTGCGGAAGCTCCGCATCACGGTGATGGAGAATCGCGCCGTGCGTCACATGGGCCGCTGTGTGGAAGTGGGCGGTCGCGTGTTCCACATGCTCACATACCCCGGCCGCCCATCCAAAGCGTGGGACACCTTCCTGACCAATGAGCTCCATCGCGTACATCCGATACCCGGCCACCTGCCCGGACTCACCCTGGCCATCATCGCCTTCACCCGGCAATGCCCGCTGCGCTGCGCGCATTGTTCCGAGGGCGCCGTGCTGAACGAGCCTGACGCGATCACGGCCGCAGAGGTCGTCCGCATCGTCCGGTCGCTCCAGTCGACCGGCGTCGCGCAGATCGAATTCAGCGGAGGCGAACCCATGAGCCGCTTCGATGACCTGCTGTTCATCCTGCGCAACTGCGACACATCGCTCACCGACTTCTGGGTGCTCAGTTCCGGTCATGGTCTATCGGCCGAACGCGCCCAAGCCCTGCGCAACGCCGGCGCGACCGGTGTGGCCATCAGCCTGGACCACTGGGACGCCAGGGAACACGACCGTTTCAGGGGACTCGCAGGCAGCTTCGAGCGGGCCCGCCGTGCCGTGGTGAACGCCCGCGAGGCCGGACTGGTGGTGGCCATGTCATTGGTGCCGGTCCGTAGCTTCTGCAACATGGAGGACCTGATGGCCTATGCCCGGCTCGCCGGTGAGTTGAAGGTCCATTTCATACGACTGGTGGAACCGCGCGCAGCAGGCAACTTCCATGGCCAGGATGTGGAGCTGGGGCCGGTGCAGCACGCCGTGCTCGACCAATTCGTTCGCGACCTCCACCACGATACCTCCTACCGGCAGTATCCCATCGTCGATCACTATGGCGCTTATCAGCGCGCCGTGGGCTGCTCAGGTGCGGGTTCGCGGTTCCTCTACATCGACACGGCCGGGGAAGCCCACGCCTGCCCGTTCTGCCAAAACGCATGCGGCAGCGCGTTGCAGCACGACTTGGGTGAGCTTCGGCTCAGCATGGCCGAACAGGGTGGCTGCCATGCGCACCCGACCGTGTGA
- a CDS encoding 2-oxoacid:acceptor oxidoreductase subunit alpha, with amino-acid sequence METPVRPESPRIKPVQERRNVVILFAGDSGDGIQLTGSQFTDTSALFGNDVSTFPNFPAEIRAPQGTLAGVSGYQLHFGSVEIFTPGDQCDVLVVMNAAALRSNLATLKPGGTIIANSDGFDAKNLRLAGYIDKQDPLTDGTLANYTVHAIDVTKMTRNALADTTLGMKEKDRCKNMFVLGFINWMYSRSLENSERFLEQKFGRKPELLDANKKALLAGYNYGDTSETFTTRFEVKPAPLPKGTYRSITGNQGIALGLIAAAQKAGLDLFYGSYPITPASDILHELARHKNFGVKTFQAEDEIAAICSAIGASYGGALGVTASSGPGIALKGEAMGLAFMLEIPLVIVNVQRGGPSTGLPTKTEQADLWQAVHGRNGEAPIPVLAASSPTDCFEMAYEAVRIAIEHMTPVILLSDGYIANGAEPWRFPEAADLQAINAPFAKPKVEGDMEKFLPYLRDERGVRPWAVPGMKGLQHRIGGIEKEDGTGNISYDPLNHEKMVRLRAEKVRKVVEGVPPLDLSNGVDSGDLLILGWGSTYGAIKTAVNELCAEDKCVGHVHVRYLYPFRKELGELISRFKRVLIPEMNSGQLRQLVRAEFLVDAQGLNKIQGMPFTSAEIKAAAIEYLKR; translated from the coding sequence ATGGAAACCCCTGTCCGGCCCGAAAGTCCTCGGATCAAGCCCGTCCAAGAGCGGCGCAACGTGGTGATCCTCTTCGCCGGTGACAGCGGCGACGGCATCCAGCTCACCGGGAGCCAGTTCACCGATACCAGCGCGCTCTTCGGCAACGACGTCAGCACCTTCCCCAATTTCCCTGCGGAGATCCGCGCCCCCCAGGGCACCCTGGCCGGCGTAAGCGGCTACCAGCTCCACTTCGGCAGCGTGGAGATCTTCACCCCCGGCGACCAGTGCGATGTACTGGTGGTGATGAACGCCGCAGCGCTGCGCAGCAACCTGGCCACGCTGAAACCCGGTGGCACCATCATCGCCAACAGCGACGGCTTCGATGCGAAGAACCTGCGGCTGGCGGGGTACATCGACAAGCAGGACCCGCTCACCGACGGCACGCTGGCCAACTACACCGTGCATGCCATCGATGTGACGAAGATGACCCGCAACGCCCTGGCGGACACCACGCTGGGCATGAAGGAGAAGGACCGCTGCAAGAACATGTTCGTGCTGGGCTTCATCAACTGGATGTACAGCCGCAGCCTGGAGAACAGCGAGCGGTTCCTCGAGCAGAAGTTCGGCAGGAAACCCGAGCTGCTCGATGCCAACAAGAAGGCGCTGCTGGCCGGCTATAACTACGGGGACACCAGCGAGACCTTCACCACGCGCTTCGAGGTGAAGCCCGCGCCGCTGCCCAAGGGCACCTACCGCAGCATCACCGGCAACCAGGGCATCGCCCTCGGCCTCATCGCCGCCGCGCAGAAGGCCGGGCTGGACCTGTTCTACGGCAGCTACCCCATCACGCCCGCCAGCGACATCCTGCACGAACTGGCGCGCCACAAGAATTTCGGCGTGAAGACCTTCCAGGCGGAGGACGAGATCGCCGCCATCTGTTCGGCCATCGGTGCCAGCTACGGCGGTGCGCTCGGCGTTACGGCGAGCAGTGGCCCGGGTATCGCCCTGAAAGGCGAGGCCATGGGTCTGGCCTTCATGCTGGAGATCCCTTTGGTGATCGTCAACGTGCAGCGCGGAGGGCCCAGCACGGGCCTGCCCACCAAGACCGAACAGGCCGATCTGTGGCAGGCCGTCCATGGACGCAACGGCGAAGCGCCCATCCCCGTGCTCGCCGCCAGCAGCCCCACCGATTGCTTCGAGATGGCCTACGAGGCCGTGCGCATCGCCATCGAGCACATGACGCCGGTGATCCTGCTCAGCGACGGCTACATCGCCAACGGGGCCGAGCCATGGCGCTTCCCCGAGGCCGCTGACCTGCAGGCGATCAACGCACCTTTCGCAAAGCCCAAAGTGGAGGGCGATATGGAGAAGTTCCTGCCCTATCTGCGCGATGAGAGAGGCGTGCGCCCCTGGGCCGTGCCCGGCATGAAGGGCCTGCAGCACCGCATCGGCGGCATCGAGAAGGAGGACGGCACGGGCAACATCAGCTACGACCCGCTGAACCACGAGAAGATGGTGCGGCTGCGCGCGGAGAAAGTGCGCAAGGTGGTGGAGGGCGTTCCCCCGCTGGACCTGAGCAACGGCGTGGACAGCGGCGACCTGCTGATCCTGGGCTGGGGCAGCACCTACGGCGCGATAAAGACCGCCGTGAACGAGCTATGCGCCGAGGACAAGTGCGTGGGCCATGTGCATGTACGCTACCTGTACCCCTTCCGCAAGGAACTGGGAGAGTTGATCTCGCGCTTCAAGCGCGTGCTCATCCCCGAGATGAACAGCGGCCAGCTGCGCCAGCTGGTCCGCGCCGAGTTCCTCGTGGACGCGCAGGGGCTGAACAAGATCCAGGGCATGCCCTTCACCTCCGCGGAGATCAAGGCCGCCGCCATCGAATACCTGAAGCGATGA
- a CDS encoding carboxypeptidase-like regulatory domain-containing protein, giving the protein MYRSFGLSLALLLVLQTAAQKGTVSGTITAPEAGKVQPMPFVNVAIKGTTTGATTDLDGKYSFQADPGDHILLVSFVGYEPVERNIKVVAGQTVTANIELKTQAIEIKTVDVVATRRTDTESAVIMETRQSMQVVNAVSSETISKSQDSDASEVMKRIPGVTVIGNNYIMIRGLNERYSNVQLHDVSAPSMEPDVRSFAFDIIPAGLIDRMLIYKSPAAELPGEFSGGVVKVYTKSIPNQSFFSANVSTTFREGSSMRDFEQTPRTFLHSLGLNDGYNDLPAGFPRDIRNVDQSSDNGRINEVGRSLRNNWLPETVNSMVDRNISITNASKFTLFGKEAGNITAVNYSNSREIFEVQRADYNAYDFINNRSFPIYEFNDQQFNHRVRTGILSNFAVRTSPNSTLEFKNLLTVFNMTQYVHRTGIDYDFQYVPDNHSFDQVYRGIYSGQLTGKHFWNEERTKLTWTGGYGWSYRDQPDFRRYRSNVDTLTGEATLFVGVPLSPNYLGRFYSEMRENTQAGSVALEHQLAPERRFSPKLRTGIYMERRAREFGARNIGYVRSNFLLFDEGLIEASIDSLFHPDNINQTTGIRIAEQSNPSDSYTANNLLTAFYVGADLPLIKDKLTLNTGVRLEYNQQQLESALLTGEKVIVDNPILSILPSANFAYNITSSQLIRLSYGRTVNRPEFRELAPFGFYDFNYNLVKVGSDSLRTPTIDNYDLRWEFYPSPTEMLSVAFFHKEFKDPIETLFIPGGGSGGIKTFTFGNARFARSTGIEVEVRKSLMGLTSNRTLERFTVVANASLIDSEVNLGMEGLGQSNNRPLQGQSPYIVNAGIYYQDRERGLQLSALYNVIGPRIFIIGFDAYPDIYEMPRNLLDLTASVRLTQRFDVRFGVGDVFNQSFVLLQDANKDGVFDRVNDQIIQSYRPGRTFMVGLGLRLERGERDATP; this is encoded by the coding sequence ATGTACCGATCATTCGGTCTCTCCCTCGCGCTTCTTCTGGTCCTTCAAACCGCCGCCCAGAAAGGCACCGTCAGCGGCACCATCACCGCCCCCGAGGCCGGCAAGGTGCAGCCCATGCCCTTCGTGAACGTGGCGATCAAGGGCACCACCACCGGCGCCACCACGGACCTGGACGGCAAGTACAGTTTCCAAGCCGACCCAGGGGACCACATCCTGCTGGTGAGCTTCGTGGGTTACGAGCCTGTTGAGCGCAACATCAAGGTCGTGGCCGGACAGACCGTGACGGCCAACATCGAACTGAAGACGCAGGCCATCGAGATCAAGACGGTGGACGTGGTGGCCACACGCCGCACCGACACGGAGAGCGCCGTGATCATGGAAACGCGCCAGAGCATGCAGGTGGTGAACGCGGTGAGCAGCGAGACCATCAGCAAGAGCCAGGACAGTGATGCCAGTGAGGTGATGAAGCGGATCCCCGGGGTGACCGTGATCGGCAACAACTACATCATGATCCGCGGCCTGAACGAGCGCTACAGCAATGTGCAACTGCACGACGTGTCGGCCCCGAGCATGGAACCCGACGTGCGCTCCTTCGCCTTCGACATCATTCCCGCTGGCCTGATCGACCGCATGTTGATCTACAAGAGCCCCGCAGCGGAACTGCCGGGTGAGTTCAGCGGCGGCGTGGTGAAGGTCTACACCAAGAGCATCCCCAACCAGAGCTTCTTCAGCGCCAATGTGAGCACCACCTTCCGCGAGGGCTCGTCCATGCGCGACTTCGAACAGACCCCGCGCACCTTCCTGCACAGCCTGGGCCTGAACGACGGATACAACGACCTGCCCGCCGGATTCCCACGTGACATCCGCAACGTGGACCAATCCTCGGACAACGGCCGCATCAATGAGGTGGGCCGCTCGCTGAGAAACAACTGGCTGCCGGAGACGGTGAACTCCATGGTGGACCGCAACATCTCCATCACCAACGCCTCGAAGTTCACCCTATTCGGCAAGGAGGCCGGCAACATCACCGCGGTGAACTACAGCAACTCCAGGGAGATCTTCGAGGTGCAGCGCGCCGATTACAACGCCTACGACTTCATCAACAACAGGAGCTTCCCGATCTACGAGTTCAACGACCAGCAGTTCAACCACCGTGTGCGCACGGGCATCCTCAGCAACTTCGCCGTGCGCACCAGCCCGAACAGCACCCTGGAGTTCAAGAACCTGCTCACGGTGTTCAACATGACGCAGTACGTGCACCGCACGGGCATCGACTACGATTTCCAGTACGTGCCGGACAACCACAGCTTCGACCAGGTCTACCGCGGCATCTACAGCGGGCAGCTCACCGGCAAGCATTTCTGGAACGAGGAGCGCACCAAGCTCACCTGGACCGGTGGCTATGGTTGGAGCTACCGCGATCAGCCGGACTTCCGGCGCTACCGCAGCAACGTGGACACGCTCACCGGCGAGGCGACCCTGTTCGTGGGCGTTCCCCTTTCCCCCAACTACCTGGGCCGTTTCTACAGCGAGATGCGCGAGAACACCCAGGCCGGCAGCGTGGCCTTGGAGCACCAACTGGCACCCGAGCGCCGCTTCTCTCCCAAGCTGCGCACCGGCATCTACATGGAGCGCCGCGCGCGTGAATTCGGCGCCCGAAACATCGGCTATGTGCGCAGCAATTTCCTGCTCTTCGACGAAGGCCTCATCGAAGCCTCCATCGATTCGCTTTTCCACCCGGACAACATCAACCAGACCACCGGCATCCGCATCGCCGAACAGAGCAACCCCAGCGACAGCTACACCGCGAACAACCTGCTCACCGCCTTCTACGTGGGCGCCGACCTGCCACTGATAAAGGACAAGCTGACGCTGAACACCGGCGTGCGCCTGGAGTACAACCAGCAACAGTTGGAAAGCGCCCTGCTCACCGGGGAAAAGGTGATCGTGGACAACCCGATCCTGAGCATCCTGCCCAGCGCCAACTTCGCGTACAACATCACCTCCAGTCAACTGATCCGCCTCAGCTATGGCCGAACAGTGAACCGCCCCGAGTTCCGTGAACTCGCGCCCTTCGGTTTCTACGACTTCAACTACAACCTGGTGAAGGTGGGCAGCGACAGCCTGCGCACGCCCACGATCGACAACTACGACCTGCGCTGGGAGTTCTACCCCAGCCCCACGGAGATGCTTTCGGTGGCCTTCTTCCACAAGGAGTTCAAGGACCCGATCGAGACGCTCTTCATCCCCGGCGGCGGATCGGGCGGCATCAAGACCTTCACCTTCGGCAACGCGCGTTTCGCCCGCAGCACAGGTATCGAGGTGGAGGTGCGCAAGTCGCTGATGGGCCTCACCAGCAACCGCACCTTGGAGCGCTTCACCGTGGTGGCCAACGCCTCGCTTATCGACAGCGAGGTAAACCTGGGCATGGAGGGGCTTGGCCAGAGCAACAACCGCCCGCTGCAGGGCCAGAGCCCCTACATCGTCAACGCCGGCATCTACTACCAGGATCGCGAGCGCGGCCTCCAACTCAGCGCGTTGTACAACGTGATCGGACCGCGCATCTTCATCATCGGCTTCGACGCCTATCCGGACATCTACGAGATGCCGCGCAACCTGCTCGACCTCACCGCCAGTGTGCGCCTGACCCAACGCTTCGACGTGAGATTCGGCGTGGGCGATGTGTTCAACCAGAGCTTCGTGCTGTTGCAGGATGCCAACAAGGACGGTGTATTCGACCGTGTGAACGACCAGATCATCCAGAGCTACCGCCCGGGGCGCACCTTCATGGTGGGTCTTGGTCTGCGGCTGGAACGCGGCGAACGCGACGCCACCCCCTGA